The following DNA comes from Candidatus Bathyarchaeota archaeon.
CAGCCAGGGTATTTCAAGCGCGTCGGCGAAGAAGATCATCCATTACGTTGTTGAGGAGTCTAATATTAACCGAATATATCCAACAGAGCATGCCGTGGTTGGGGATACAAAGCTCGTACTTTGGCAGCTAATCGTGGAGCTTGATAGACGGGGGGCTCTCAAGAGGAAGGATATTACAAATGAGATCGAGGCAGTCAAGAGAACGAAGGCGGAGAAATATGACTCCTTAATGGAGTCTGGAGAGCCCCCCGTTAATCCTTACCGGGTTTATGCTGAGATCATGGCCTCTCTAGACCGGAAGAACCGCTTCGTTACACACGAGTCTGGAAATACCCGGGACCAACTCAGTACTGTCTATGAAGCCATTATCCCCTACGGATTCATGGGCTGGGGAAACGTTTCCACTCTTGGCTTTAGCCTTGGGGTCGCAATGGGGGCCAAGCTCGCGATGCCTGGACGCGAGATAGTTAGCGTAAATGGGGACGCCGGCTTTAGCTACCAGGTAGGCAACTATGAAGCGGTGGTCAGTAGCAGGTTGGGGATCACAACGGGTCATATTAACAACTCAGGATACAGCCCTGTCTTTTGGGGCAATGGTCACTCTCCCTACACCTCAGAGGTTACCCCTTTTGATATCGTTAACACCTCCAGAGTTGTAGAAGGTTTGGGGATCCACTCAGAGCGGATTGAAGACCCTGATGAGGTCGCCCCAGCGTTGGGGAGCGCTTTGAAGTAGAACGCTACAGGGAATCCGGCGTTTATTGAAGTTCTCTGTTCCATGTACCCGGTCTACGGTGGATGGTTAAGAGCGTGACTTTGTAGCCTCAGAAGCAAGTACCCCCCTTTTTCTCCTAGTCCCCCTTGAATGGGTATGTAAACCTAACGAGAAGCATTAAATAAACCCCGTTTCACTATTTGGTTCCATCTAAGGGGGATCGGGATGATAACAACCATTCTTGGAGCCGGAAAAATGGGTGAGTGTTTTTACCAGGCTCCTAACGGAACAGGGTCATACAATTAAACTGTACGATGTCAAACCGAGAAAAGCAAAAGCCTTGGCGGAGCGTTACCGCTTAGAGCATTCGACCTCACTTCCTGAGGCGGTATCCGGTGTGGACCTCGTTTTAATCTGTGCAACGACTGAAACAGTGCCCGGGCTTGTAACTGATGTAGAGCCCCCTAAAGGATCTGATACTATCATCAGCGAGATAGCCTCGTTTAAGATGAAAACGATACCAGCTTTAAAAAAATCCGGGGGAATCCGACCTCTCTCAGTTCACCCCATGTTCGGACCTGATATAGACACATTCAAAGGGGAGACTTTCGCGGTCGTCAGCGTCAACGATTCCCTGAAGGAAATGGAGATGGCCAGAATGCTTTTTCCAGGGGCGAAACTTATCCCTTTGACCCCAAAGGTCCATGATCGATGCATGGCCTCCATTCTGTCCCTCCCTTATTTCATGAACCTCGCTTTCGCCTGCGCGTTAACGGAAGGGGATCTCCAACTCATGAAGGAGCTAGCTGGCCCCACCTTCAAGATCCAGATGTCTGTAACCCAGTCCATCGTAGGGGAGTCGCCAGAACTCATCCACTCCCTAGTTAATGATAACGTGTTCTCGTGGGCGTTATTCCAGAAATTCATTAAGGAGACCCAACATCTCGCCACGCTTTTCGAATCCGGGCCCAAAAGCGTAGCCCCTCTCGTCGGAGATCTAAGGGACTTCTTTGGGGGAGACGTCAAACTAAAATCTGCCAGGGCCTTAAGGAACCTGATGTTAGAATCATTGAAAAAAAATTAGCGGTGTAATTCATCGTTCCCGAAGGGAATGTAGCTCACCTTAGAGAGGTTCTATGGGAATTATTTCCATGATCACGTTTCCTTGGGGGTCCGGGCAGTGGACCTCCCAGGTCGTTGACATCCAGTCCCCGGGTTCATCGATCTTCCTCTGTTTGGCCGGCAGGAGGGGGAGGATGGCGTTAAGGGCCCAATAGCAGAAGTGGCCATCTGGGATGCTTATCTGTCCTCCTCTGACGATGAAGTAGTCCCCCATCTCGATGGTGTCACAGTGTCCCTGGATATCCTTGACCACTATCTTTAGATCCTGCATCAGCACATCTCCGTCATTTATTCAGGCCTGGGTACATCATCTTAACCCTATTAACGCTCTGATCGATCCGTTCCTGGGACATCGAGAAGGGCTTTAGATTCCCGGCAAGGTAATCATCGTAGGCCTTCATATCAAAGTAGCCGTGGCCGCAGAGCAGGAACAAGAGCGTCTTCTCCTCTCCGGTCTCCTTGCAGCGGAGAGCCTCGTCTATGGTGGCCTTAATGGCATGGGCGGGTTCTGGTGCAGGGATTATCCCCTCCGTCTGGGTGAACAACTTGGCGGCCTCGAAGGTCTCTATTTGATTATAGGCCTTGGCTTTGATAACTCCCTCATTTGCCATAAGGCTGAGG
Coding sequences within:
- a CDS encoding prephenate dehydrogenase/arogenate dehydrogenase family protein codes for the protein MEPEKWVSVFTRLLTEQGHTIKLYDVKPRKAKALAERYRLEHSTSLPEAVSGVDLVLICATTETVPGLVTDVEPPKGSDTIISEIASFKMKTIPALKKSGGIRPLSVHPMFGPDIDTFKGETFAVVSVNDSLKEMEMARMLFPGAKLIPLTPKVHDRCMASILSLPYFMNLAFACALTEGDLQLMKELAGPTFKIQMSVTQSIVGESPELIHSLVNDNVFSWALFQKFIKETQHLATLFESGPKSVAPLVGDLRDFFGGDVKLKSARALRNLMLESLKKN
- a CDS encoding TIGR04076 family protein, encoding MQDLKIVVKDIQGHCDTIEMGDYFIVRGGQISIPDGHFCYWALNAILPLLPAKQRKIDEPGDWMSTTWEVHCPDPQGNVIMEIIPIEPL
- a CDS encoding thiamine pyrophosphate-dependent enzyme, with protein sequence MRTFHSSERPLIIAGQGTFYADACQELLSFAELAKAPVLTTLNAKSCFPEDHPLFICVRGDPAEYFIKRSNLVLAIGCGLSPSLFSQGISSASAKKIIHYVVEESNINRIYPTEHAVVGDTKLVLWQLIVELDRRGALKRKDITNEIEAVKRTKAEKYDSLMESGEPPVNPYRVYAEIMASLDRKNRFVTHESGNTRDQLSTVYEAIIPYGFMGWGNVSTLGFSLGVAMGAKLAMPGREIVSVNGDAGFSYQVGNYEAVVSSRLGITTGHINNSGYSPVFWGNGHSPYTSEVTPFDIVNTSRVVEGLGIHSERIEDPDEVAPALGSALK